AAGTACTTGGAAAAGAAATTCAAAAAAAATAGGATTAGAAAAAGGGAAAGATATAGCCTATGAAGAATTGCTGGAATTAAGAAAAAAAGTAAAAGACTTGGAACGAGATAATGATATATTAAAAAAGGGCTTAGCCATATTTGCCCAATTACAAGAAAAAGAATAATTCGCTCACTGGATACAG
This Sebaldella sp. S0638 DNA region includes the following protein-coding sequences:
- a CDS encoding transposase, with product MKKIKNYDNVFKQTILKLHENGKSLKELSREYGISTQSISTWKRNSKKIGLEKGKDIAYEELLELRKKVKDLERDNDILKKGLAIFAQLQEKE